Part of the Brevibacillus brevis genome is shown below.
TGCAAGAGCTTCTTGTAAACTAGAGGGTGGCATCGATGTTAAAACGTTTGTTTGTTTCCGGATACAAGGCTCACGAGCTTGGCATTTTCCATGAAAAAAATCCGGGGTTAGCCATTATAAAAAAAGCATTGAAGCGGGAACTCGTAAGATTCCTTGAGGAAGATTTGGAATGGGTCATCATATCGGGTCAACTCGGGGTTGAAATGTGGGCAGCCGAAACGGTTCTGGAATTAAAGAAGGAGTACCCACATCTAAAACTGGCGGTAATTACTCCGTTTTTGAATCAAGAGGAAAAGTGGAAAGAAGAGACCCAGGATTACTACCGAAATATTGTGATGCAAGCCGACTATATGAATAGCGTCTATCAAACCCCTTACCAGGGGGCATGGCAGCTTGGAGAGAAAGACAAATTCTTGCTTTCCCATTCAGACGGAATCCTGTTAGTGTACGATGAAGAAAACGAGGGCTCCCCGAAATTTTTAAGTAAGCTCGCCGCAAAAAAAGCGGAGCTTGGCGATTATCAGGTATTTCGAATTAACGCATATGACTTACAGACCATTGCAGAGGAACAGCAGCAGGAATTGTACAATGACGATTTCTAAACAAAGGTGCCAGCTACGAAAAGCTGGCTTTTTTATTTTTGGATAGCCGCTCCAGGCGCAACTTGTCATTGATCGCCTTTCCCGACTGTTGAAAGCGATCGGCGTGATCTCGTTTGGCTCGCTTGAATAGCATCCCTAGTATACGATCGTGCATATGGAAACGAGATCCTCCCATTAGGGGATCTCCTTTGCAGATTTCAATTGCTCTTCAAAGTTTATACTTGGTTTCAGATGTATGTATAACCTTTAAATGTTAAAATATGTTGATATAAATTTTAAAAAAAGCAACTCCTTTTGGGCAAAGCCAAGCAATAATGGCTTCATGGTAAGCTTTTTCTGTGCGAAAAGAACAGAAACTATTCAGGAAGGCAAGGATATCCTATAAGCGATACTGAAAATGCCCGTGAATATAATTTGGGGGCTGGGGTGGATCCAGCCGTTCTAGAGTCTCTCTATTATGTCGGCTCGATTATAGGTGGTCTCGTAATTATGTCAATGTCGAAGAAGGTTCAAAATCGCTTAACCACCAGCATGCCCCAAAAAGGAACAAAGGCTATCAAGTTGGTAGTCTTTGTTTTCGTTTCAAGCTCAGAAGTGTGATTGGCTTTCAGAGGCAGAGGACTCGCTACTAAAGAATTAGTTCCATATCCTTGAATGAGCCGGCCAAACGTCAAGATGGAGGAGGAGTTGTGACCGCTTTTACCGGGTATTGAGATAGTGGGAGGATACGTTCGTTATTAAAAGACACATATGAAAAATACCTCAAGCATTGCATTAATGTAGTTCAAAATACAAAAAGTATTCTCGCAAAAATTGGTTCAAAATAAAAAATTCTTTCCATTGGAATTTTCAGGTAGATTCTGTGCATAATCCACCGAAAGGATTAGCGCTTGGACAAGAAAGAACAATCCGACATCAGTTCATGAAAATATCATTTCATGAACTGAAATCAAAACCAGTACATACATTGTTTATAACCCTGTTCCGGATTGTCCAATAAGTCATACGATGTGGGGACTATTGTCTGATCTGGGCAACGATGTTACTCTGACAATAAAAAATGCTTGATTTACTGAAGAAAACTAAGTGGAAAATTAGACTTCATCTAATAATCAGCATCGCCAATTTAGTAATGTTCATGTCAACGGTCATTACAAACACGAAATGGAGCAATGTTTCTGTCAAATATGGAGCAATGTTTACATCTACAGACATGGACAAAACTGGTACTACCAAGCAGCTCCGTTTTTTTTGGTTTTATAAGTTTACATAATATATATTATCGGACTCAATAAAATTCCGCAAAAACCCTAAGAGAGCAGCTCCACTCCCATGTGTAATCATGGCAATACTGTTCAAACCGGGAAAGGATTTTATATAGTGAGTCGATCCACAATCGCAGTTCGATCATCTAGGTGTCCAGCCGTAAGCAAACGTCAAGTTCCAGCTTGCGTCTACATAGCAAACTCGCATGACCATCGATAAACGATAGAAAAACAATTGAAGCCATCGATTCAAACAGCCTCAAGTTTTGACCAGGAAATTCAAATCGGATAAGTTCCAGGCGTAAAAAAAAATCCGAATGACCAATCATCGTGCATCCGTCAGCGTGAACCCGTACTCAACGAAATGGATACCATCATATCGGCTGGCTTCCATATTGGCTTGCCACATTCAACATCGTCGTATTTATCCGCGCTTTTATCCCCGTAGAGACCACTGTTATCGACATACACCAATAAGCCTCTGATAATTCACATGAAATAAAAAAATAGAGTTTTATTAAAATTATGAGTTTACATTTATTGGAAATTCACTTATATTATAATTAAGATAACTATAACGAAAAATGACCGGAGGCCCACGATGACCAATCTGAAAACGAAAACGACCGCAACTGCCACTCCCCCTAAAAAGAGATCGTACGAGGATACGTTAAACAATCTGGCCCACTATCTCGAACGCAACAAGAAGAAATAAAACGAAAAGAGTGCCAAAGAGCGGCACTCTGCTTCGTCGTGTTCGGGCATGTTTCGTTATCGACTTTTCTGGTTTAATCGGTTCTCCCTTCAGAGAAACAATCCGGGTCAATCCACCTTCGCTTCATGCTGAGCGTTCTTCCAAATCAGCTCCACGGTTTCCTCCGGGGACAAATCGGTCGAATCGATCCACATGCCAATCTGTGGTGTCTCCTCTCGCAGCCTCCGGTCCAGCTCGTCAACCATCCATACCCCGTAGCCGCTTTTCGCTCTCTCTGCTTCTCTCCTGCCCACTTCCACCTTACTGGGAGCGAGTACGATGACATACAGCGGGCGGTTCCGAATAAGCCCGATCATTTCCGTCAGCATGGATCCGATGATGACATCTTGCAGCACAACATCAAATCCCGCTTCGAAGTAAGCATCTGCTGCTGCGGCGGTCAGTTGATGGCGCAAACGCAGCTGCTCGATTGCTTCCGTCTCGGAATCTGGGAGCATTTCCACTCTTCCGCGAACGATCATTTTCCGGAAGCTGTCTCCTCGGACATGTACGCTTTTCTTGAGCCTTTCCGCAAGAAGCTGCGCGACCGTAGACTTTCCGGAGGCCATGATACCCGTAATCAAAAAGATGTGCCTTCCTGCTTCTTGCATTCTTCTTCCCCCTTCACGCCAGAAAAATGAAACAACAAGCACTCTATCCCTGGCTGATCAAAATAAGCTTGATCCCTTCGCTTCGATTCTCCATGCAAGGTCCCCCCTCCAGGAAAAGAACGAGAGACGTTACTTCGGTTCTCCGTCAATCTAAAAGTCGAGCGATTAAGGGATGCTCTTGTACTGCATCGTCGCCTGCACTGCTCTCTTCCAGCCAGTATACAGTCGTTGTCTCTTCTCTTCCGGCATGTTCGGGTCGAA
Proteins encoded:
- a CDS encoding AAA family ATPase, whose translation is MQEAGRHIFLITGIMASGKSTVAQLLAERLKKSVHVRGDSFRKMIVRGRVEMLPDSETEAIEQLRLRHQLTAAAADAYFEAGFDVVLQDVIIGSMLTEMIGLIRNRPLYVIVLAPSKVEVGRREAERAKSGYGVWMVDELDRRLREETPQIGMWIDSTDLSPEETVELIWKNAQHEAKVD
- a CDS encoding DUF1273 domain-containing protein, with the translated sequence MLKRLFVSGYKAHELGIFHEKNPGLAIIKKALKRELVRFLEEDLEWVIISGQLGVEMWAAETVLELKKEYPHLKLAVITPFLNQEEKWKEETQDYYRNIVMQADYMNSVYQTPYQGAWQLGEKDKFLLSHSDGILLVYDEENEGSPKFLSKLAAKKAELGDYQVFRINAYDLQTIAEEQQQELYNDDF